In a genomic window of Paramecium tetraurelia macronuclear, complete genome:
- a CDS encoding AAA ATPase, cell division control protein: MKYSKNSVFKHQIIEQQKQANPSILEVQDTLAQKHPRLPKAILQSKIKIYFQDNVIKEQKEVKDVVVIEDKQPQKKVKLDNANNNQNSNIPKNNASQVLDEETLMQFPTLNDVGGIESIKSQIESMIYMPLQYAHIFTELGSNAPKGILLTGATGCGKTYLAKAICRDLYQQFKLNIFMKNGAEIVASLSGESEKNIRQLFQQAAQEAPSLVFIDDIDVIAGDRDKANKQMEKRVVTQIMGSLDQLPNNVFLIATTSHPDQLDPALRRSGRFDKEIMITVPTDEQREDILKKLIKPLKVNNIDFYSLSRRTPGYVASDLFSLSKEAAVEAVKRLISSEETVEILPIDFEMALKKVQPTAKREGFAVIPDVTWSDIGSLQELRKELDNCLVLPIQNPEVFQKFKVRPPAGVLLWGPPGCGKTLLAKAVANASRANFIAVKGPEILNKYVGESEKAIRGLFTRARASQPCIIFFDEIDAICPVRGNEGGGQVTERVVNQLLTELDGFEDRKQVFIIAASNRPDILDPAILRPGRIDKPLYVPLPDESGREDILRTLAKKSPIDDVDFKELAKRCENFTGADLSNLVTTAALDAIISSQNVITQNNFINSLNKIRPSINDADRRAYEKLRQKIQM, from the exons ATGAAATATTCAAAGAACTCAGTATtcaaacattaaataatagaataacaaaaatagGCAAACCCCTCCATTTTAGAGGTATAAGATACCCTAGCCCAAAAACATCCTCGATTGCCAAAAGCCATATTGCAATCTAAGATCAAGATTTATTTCCAAGATAATGTTATCAAAGAATAAAAGGAAGTCAAAGATGTGGTGGTAATTGAAGATAAACAGCCTTAAAAAAAAGTTAAACTCGATAATgccaataataattaaaacagcAATATTCCAAAGAATAATGCATCTTAAGTGTTAGACGAAGAAACCTTGATGTAATTCCCTACTTTAAATGACGTTGGAGGAATCGAATCaatcaaatcttaaataGAATCCATGATATACATGCCATTATAATATGCACACATATTTACAGAGTTGGGAAGCAATGCTCCAAAGGGAATATTATTAACTGGTGCTACTGGTTGTGGAAAGACTTACCTTGCAAAGGCAATATGTAGAGATCTCTATtagcaatttaaattgaatatcttTATGAAGAATGGAGCAGAAATAGTAGCTTCGTTGAGTGGAGAATCAGAGAAGAACATCagataattgttttaataagCAGCTCAAGAGGCTCCCTCTTTAGTTTTTATAGATGATATCGATGTGATAGCAGGTGATCGAGATAAAGcaaataa atagATGGAAAAGAGAGTAGTAACTTAAATAATGGGTAGTTTAGATTAGCTTCCTAATAACGTATTTTTAATAGCTACCACGTCTCATCCAGATTAATTGGATCCAGCACTGAGAAGAAGTGGAAGATTTGACAAAGAAATCATGATAACTGTTCCTACAGATGAATAACGAGAAGATatcttaaagaaattgattaaaccATTGAAAGtcaataatattgatttttatagttTGTCCAGAAGAACTCCTGg TTATGTTGCTTcagatttattttcattaagtAAAGAGGCAGCTGTAGAGGCGGTTAAACGATTAATATCTAGTGAGGAAACTGTAGAGATACTACCAATAGACTTTGAAATGGCACTGAAAAAAGTACAACCAACAGCAAAGAGGGAGGGATTTGCAGTTATTCCGGATGTTACTTGGTCTGATATAGGATCCTTATAAGAACTAAGAAAAGAGTTAGACAACTGTTTAGTGTTGCCAATTCAAAATCCAGAGgttttctaaaaattcaaaGTGAGACCACCTGCTGGAGTTTTATTATGGGGACCACCAGGTTGTGGAAAAACCTTATTGGCAAAAGCAGTGGCTAATGCTTCAAGAGCTAATTTTATTGCAGTGAAAGGACCtgagatattaaataaatatgttgGAGAATCTGAAAAGGCCATTAGAGGA cTATTTACTAGAGCCAGGGCTTCGTAGCCTTGCATCATATTCTTTGATGAAATAGATGCAATTTGTCCAGTCAGAGGGAATGAGGGAGGAGGATAAGTCACTGAGAGagttgtaaattaattattaacagaATTAGATGGATTTGAAGATA GGAAGTAGGTATTTATAATAGCTGCCAGCAACAGACCAGACATTCTTGATCCAGCCATTTTGAGACCTGGTAGAATTGATAAACCTTTATATGTTCCTTTGCCTGACGAATCAGGAAGAGAAGATATTCTCAGAACTTTAGCCAAAAAGTCACCAATAGATGATGTGGATTTCAAAGAATTGGCTAAGCGCTGTGAAAACTTTACTGGAGCCGATTTATCTAACTTGGTTACTACTGCAGCCTTGGATGCTATCATTTCTTCATAAAATGTGATAACTCAAAATAACTTCATCAATTCTTTGAACAAAATCAGACCATCTATTAACGATGCGGACAGGAGAGCCTATGAAAAATTGcgttaaaaaatataaatgtga
- a CDS encoding Trichocyst matrix protein has product MKFTICFLLGLVTLNAVFVKKPSDPNAGVFAELEEIEEHALGRKLLDTIALQMKNQAPLADIARMLQELRENLLLQQQQADLKHAADEADCAAEIAGYNRRIDYASNEISESTTEITALTAQVQQLESEIENIQVQLGILNDQEETLRTQRAKDAEAFAQRIKSTADVVEALNVVAAKLSAIQPEQDPKAVFLELHNMGKSNPIAALVSIASAFSKERLQQTQDKIAELRQSIEQSAVDDQEAEVQAQIDYQNLLAQFADQRKNFQNALKDNEAKLTQTQNALGAQKKRKEDAGRELATATAGKTQKENDCEALRTQYARDSEQRTKEVGIIRQVEEILATKLEGASGYLKNRIN; this is encoded by the exons atgaaattcacAATTTGCTTCTTATTGGGATTAGTAACACTCAATGCAGTCTTCGTTAAAAAGCCATCTGATCCAAATGCAGGAGTCTTCGCTGAATTGGAAGAG ATTGAAGAACACGCATTGGGAAGAAAATTGCTCGACACAATTGCtctttaaatgaaaaacCAAGCCCCATTGGCTGATATTGCTAGAATGCTTTAAGAATTGAGAGAaaacttattattacaataataataggcTGACTTGAAACATGCCGCTGATGAAGCCGATTGTGCTGCTGAAATCGCTGGATACAACAGAAGAATTGATTATGCTTCCAATGAAATCAGTGAATCAACAACTGAAATCACTGCTTTGACTGCCTAAGTCTAATAATTGGAAAGCGAAATCGAAAACATCCAAGTCCAATTGGGAATTCTTAATGATTAAGAAGAAACCTTGAGAACTCAAAGAGCCAAGGATGCTGAAGCCTTCGCTTAAAGAATCAAGTCCACAGCTGATGTCGTTGAAGCCTTGAATGTCGTTGCTGCCAAATTGTCTGCTATTCAACCAGAATAAGATCCAAAGGCCGTCTTCTTAGAATTACACAACATGGGTAAGAGTAACCCAATTGCTGCTTTGGTTTCTATTGCCTCAGCCTTCTCCAAGGAAAGATTGTAATAAACATAAGACAAGATCGCTGAACTCAGAcaatcaattgaataatcCGCTGTTGATGACTAAGAAGCTGAAGTCTAAGCTTAAATTGATTACCAAAACTTGTTGGCCTAATTCGCCGATCAAAGAAAGAACTT CCAAAATGCTTTGAAAGACAACGAAGCCAAATTGACCTAAACTCAAAATGCTTTGGGAGCATAAAAGAAGAGAAAGGAAGATGCCGGTAGAGAATTAGCCACCGCCACTGCAGGAAAGACCTAAAAGGAGAACGATTGTGAGGCCCTCAGAACCTAATATGCCAGAGACAGTGAATAAAGAACCAAGGAAGTTGGAATCATCAGACAAGTCGAGGAAATTTTGGCTACTAAATTGGAAGGTGCTTCAGGATACTTAAAGAACAGAATCAAttga
- a CDS encoding 60S ribosomal L18A: MVKNSAQDPQDNSLQMKIRQYLVSGRRLPSKEDPNPKVISMRIFARNTVAAKSRFWWNLRRLNKLRPSHGQILAVQELFERRDTNVKTYGIVLKYQSRTTIHNMYKEFRDTTLNGAVSQLYQEMAGNHRAQPQTIHILRTSVLTKSADIKRGKTNQYRGDSIRFPIVKTVPRASHKKFRTVFKAKRPNLYRS; this comes from the exons atggtaAAAAACTCAGCATAAGACCCACAAGATAATTCCTTATAAATGAAA ATTAGACAATACTTGGTGTCAGGCAGAAGACTCCCATCAAAAGAAGATCCAAATCCCAAAGTTATTAGCATGAGAATTTTTGCAAGAAATACCGTCGCTGCTAAAAGCAGATTCtg GTGGAATTTAAGAAGACTAAATAAACTTAGACCTTCTCATGGTTAGATTTTAGCAGTTCAAGAATTATTTGAGAGAAGAGACACAAATGTCAAAACCTACGGAATAGTACTGAAATATCAATCAAGAACAACCATTCACAATATGTATAAGGAATTCAGAGACACCACTTTGAATGGTGCTGTCTCATAATTAT ATTAGGAAATGGCTGGTAATCACAGAGCTTAACCATAAACCATCCACATCCTCAGAACTTCAGTGTTAACAAAGAGTGCTGATATCAAGAGAGGAAAGACTAATCAATACAGA ggAGATTCAATTAGATTCCCAATTGTTAAGACAGTGCCAAGAGCTAGCCACAAAAAATTCAGAACCGTGTTCAAAGCCAAAAGACCAAATCTATATAGATCATGA
- a CDS encoding ZZ domain protein, translating into MNNYRFPQSATIPVYNTITKEQANIKIASDFKMFLNALNERFQLPQKFTMCYCFNIKDRVTYLACPIDYYLFLDRVQKLKTNNYPILQIVKLELHQFVSKEMIKDVEEWQEKLSDSYSQINSEHQQIQQLDEQFQHISISQIHHNDQIDYHKCQFCYQNLENSKYFRCIVCYYFQICDMCNTHRREKDHPISHIFIFCNHVTDWNKLKQQSQLKMINQKQKLMKSFKIHKANIHELISCDYCRCVPIQGYRYQCFECPDFDLCKGCFKKFKHDQTHNFIQLTTSIEFLLFS; encoded by the exons atgaataattatagatttccCTAATCAGCCACCATTCCTGTGTACAACACTATCACTAAAGAACAGGCAAACATCAAAATCGCTTCTGATTTCAAAATGTTCTTGAACGCTTTGAATGAAAGATTTCAACTGCCCTAGAAGTTTACCATGTGCTATTGTTTTAACATCAAAGATCGAGTCACCTATTTGGCATGTCCAATtgactattatttattcctaGACAGAGTGCAGAAACTTAAAACCAA CAATTATCCCATTCTCTAAATCGTTAAATTGGAACTGCACCAATTTGTATCCaaagaaatgattaaagATGTCGAAGAATGGCAAGAGAAATTGTCGGATAGCTATTCCTAAATCAATTCAGAGCACCAATAAATCCAACAATTAGACGAATAATTTTAACACATTTCTATATCTTAAATCCATCACAACGACCAGATTGACTATCATAAGTGTTAGTTTTGCTATTAGAATTTGGAAAATAGTAAATACTTTAGATGCATCGTTTGCTATTACTTTCAAATTTGTGATATGTGCAATACACATAGGAGAGAAAAAGACCATCCTATTTCTCACATCTTTATTTTCTGCAATCATGTGACTGATTGGAATAAACTGAAATAACAATCATAACTTAAAATGAtcaactaaaaataaaaactcaTGAAATCATTTAAGATACATAAAGCCAATATACATGAACTTATCTCTTGCGATTACTGTCGCTGTGTACCCATTTAAGGTTATCGTTACTAATGCTTTGAATGTCCAGATTTTGATTTGTGCAAGGGCTGCTTCAAAAAATTCAAACATGATCAAACtcacaattttatttaattgacaACAAGCATTGAgtttttgttattttcatga
- a CDS encoding Importin alpha, whose protein sequence is MQSQNQFALFGNAQVNEPEQNSEIKKKRDDFATEIRSRDRNAILNNKRLAQNNQNTSIQEQLSLIPQTLPFDIQQALKTQQEVLTKRTFTFQDFPDILQKIYSTDVIQLHYGVTGLRKMLSVESGAPIQQVIDANLVPKLIEIIQKEQIPQLVLEAAWALTNVASGTTQQTQSIIDKGGIYLFVKLLSSQYRDIAEQAVWAIGNVAGDCTQYRDLILKVGGVDPLINIIQNAQNKNTIKHCTWSLSNLCRGKPIPEFKYVKNALPVFCKVIIDETDPEVLTDACWALSYLSDGDNSRLQTVIDSQVVPTLIKLLDHSSLQLVIPTLRILGNVVTGDENQTTYVLNQGLLQKILKLLSNEKKAIRRETCWTISNITAGSSNQVSQVVRDVSILEKLFTLMTTDYEEIVREATWAIANTTKNGSNSDIQLLVQKGLFNVYKHILEGEDTQTMTVVLEALFNVLKRGDQDFQDDNYYLTTLEQMGVIKRIEELQKHENQNVYLKCFNILEQYYEAETEL, encoded by the exons atgtagTCATAAAATTAGTTTGCATTATTCGGTAATGCTCAAGTAAATGAACCGGAGTAAAACAGTGAAATCAAGAAGAAAAGAGATGATTTCGCAACCGAAATCAGATCCAGGGACAGAAACGCCATCCTCAACAATAAAAGATTAGCTTAAAAT aattaaaacaCCTCAATTCAAGAGTAGTTATCATTGATCCCACAAACACTTCCCTTTGATATCCAATAGGCTTTGAAAACCCAACAAGAAGTCTTAACAAAAAGAACATTCACTTTCTAAGATTTCCCTgacattttataaaaaatatattccaCAGATGTCATTCAACTTCATTACGGTGTCACCGGACTAAGGAAAATGCTCTCTGTTGAg agTGGAGCCCCAATCCAACAAGTAATTGATGCAAATTTGGTGCCAAAGTTGATAGAAATcattcaaaaagaataaattccTTAATTGGTCCTCGAAGCAGCCTGGGCACTTACAAACGTCGCAAGTGGAACCACCCAACAAACCTAATCGATCATAGATAAAGGAGGAATTTACCTGTTTGTTAAATTACTAAGTTCTCAATACAGAGACATCGCAGAATAAGCAGTTTGGGCAATAGGAAACGTCGCAGGAGATTGCACACAGTATAGAGATCTAATCTTGAAGGTGGGAGGAGTTGATCccttaatcaatattatttaaaatgcttaaaataaaaacacGATCAAGCACTGCACTTGGTCACTGAGCAATCTGTGTCGAGGCAAACCCATCCCAGAATTCAAG TATGTCAAAAATGCATTGCCTGTATTCTGTAAAGTCATCATTGATGAGACTGACCCAGAGGTATTGACTGACGCATGTTGGGCTTTGTCATACCTTAGTGATGGAGACAACAGCAGATTACAGACTGTTATCGATTCCCAAGTAGTGCCAaccttaatcaaattattagatcACTCATCTCTTTAGCTCGTCATCCCAACCTTAAGAATTTTAGGTAATGTTGTTACTGGagatgaaaattaaactaCTTATGTGCTCAACTAAGGATTGTTGCAGAAGATTCTTAAATTGCTctcaaatgaaaaaaaagcCATCCGAAGAGAA aCTTGTTGGACAATCTCCAATATTACAGCTGGAAGTAGCAATCAGGTTTCTCAAGTAGTCAGAGATGTTTCCATTCTTGAGAAGCTGTTCACTCTCATGACGACTGATTACGAAGAGATCGTGCGAGAAGCTACTTGGGCCATTGCCAATACAACTAAGAATGGAAGTAACTCTGACATTTAATTGTTGGTCTAAAAAGGATTGTTTAATGTCTATAAACACATATTGGAGGGTGAGGACACTCAAACTATGACTGTTGTTCTTGAAGCTTTGTTTAATGTGTTAAAAAGAG GTGATTAAGATTTCTAGGAtgacaattattatttaactacCCTTGAACAAATGGGAGTAATTAAGAGAATAGAAGAGTTGCAAAAGCATGAGAATCAAAATGTCTATTTGAAATGTTTCAATAtcttagaataatattacGAAGCTGAAACTGAATTATGA